Proteins encoded in a region of the Candidatus Micrarchaeia archaeon genome:
- a CDS encoding DUF373 family protein, producing the protein MENPILVLCIDRDNDLFEKAKIHGPVIGRDENIKAATKLALADPEDPDANAIFSAIKTYDEIKSEDKNVVVATLTGHKKLGYRADMEISKQMDKIIEETHAETCVFISDGASDEEMLPIVKSRMKINSSKVVVIKQAKELEKTYFVILEKLKDPYYAKIILGVPAMIIFLLSLASQFGYGWQPIGILVGTYLILKGFGIDERISGVMSEFKFSIDKTSWIAYTSSLVLLGLSAVAVYQAYVEASAMQLLGEKVIAYAVRAGLLITPWALLFILVGKSLDALAEKRKFLITRYGLYGSAIMLTTMLLKIGCDWILNISPPYVNFADFLLTILVSLLAGYGVIQAVKMIREEALRGMKLEGKELIGEGGSYIGKVVGVNMKEGQLIVQTPFERKISVMLEDISSIGDKVVVRQ; encoded by the coding sequence ATGGAGAATCCCATTCTCGTGCTCTGCATAGACAGGGACAACGACCTTTTCGAGAAGGCCAAGATTCACGGCCCGGTCATAGGCAGGGACGAGAACATCAAGGCTGCGACCAAGCTCGCGCTCGCTGACCCCGAGGACCCGGACGCGAACGCCATATTTTCCGCAATAAAGACTTACGACGAGATAAAGAGCGAGGACAAGAACGTGGTTGTAGCCACGCTCACCGGGCACAAGAAGCTCGGCTACCGCGCGGACATGGAGATTTCGAAGCAGATGGACAAGATAATAGAGGAGACGCACGCGGAAACCTGCGTGTTCATATCTGACGGGGCCTCGGACGAGGAGATGCTCCCGATAGTGAAGAGCAGGATGAAGATAAACTCGTCGAAAGTTGTCGTGATAAAGCAGGCGAAGGAGCTCGAGAAGACGTATTTCGTGATACTGGAGAAGCTCAAGGACCCTTACTACGCGAAAATCATACTCGGGGTCCCGGCGATGATAATATTCCTGCTCTCGCTCGCGAGCCAGTTCGGATACGGATGGCAGCCCATAGGCATACTCGTGGGCACTTACCTCATACTCAAGGGATTCGGGATAGACGAGAGGATAAGCGGCGTGATGAGCGAGTTCAAGTTCTCCATAGACAAGACGAGCTGGATAGCTTACACGTCTTCTTTAGTGCTGCTCGGGCTTTCCGCGGTGGCGGTGTACCAGGCTTACGTTGAAGCGTCCGCGATGCAGCTGCTCGGGGAGAAGGTAATCGCGTACGCGGTGAGGGCAGGGCTCCTCATCACTCCGTGGGCGCTGCTGTTCATACTGGTAGGGAAATCCCTGGACGCACTGGCCGAGAAGAGGAAATTCCTCATTACGAGGTACGGGCTTTACGGGAGCGCCATCATGCTCACCACCATGCTGCTCAAGATAGGGTGCGACTGGATATTGAACATATCTCCGCCGTACGTGAATTTCGCCGACTTCCTGCTCACGATACTGGTGAGCCTGCTCGCTGGTTACGGCGTTATACAGGCAGTGAAGATGATACGGGAGGAGGCGCTCAGGGGAATGAAGCTGGAGGGCAAGGAGCTTATAGGCGAAGGCGGAAGCTACATTGGAAAAGTCGTGGGAGTGAACATGAAGGAGGGCCAGCTCATCGTTCAAACGCCGTTCGAGAGGAAGATAAGCGTGATGCTCGAGGACATAAGCAGCATAGGGGACAAAGTGGTAGTGAGGCAGTAG
- a CDS encoding 30S ribosomal protein S15, translating to MARLHSGKKGKSSRKRPKSKVAPKWVDYSKEEVKDIIRGLCKKGTPPTMIGMVLRDQYAVPMVKPILGKTLNQFLEEENLRPQYPDDLLNLIRKAVRMRNHMKGNKMDVHGKVKLLHVESKIQRLVKYYRRNGRLPSDWKYDAETAALIVK from the coding sequence ATGGCAAGATTGCATTCAGGAAAAAAGGGGAAAAGCTCCCGCAAGAGGCCCAAAAGCAAGGTGGCCCCGAAGTGGGTTGATTACTCCAAGGAGGAAGTGAAGGACATCATACGCGGGCTGTGCAAGAAGGGCACTCCTCCCACGATGATAGGGATGGTGCTCCGGGACCAGTACGCGGTGCCGATGGTGAAGCCGATACTGGGCAAGACGCTCAACCAGTTCCTCGAAGAAGAGAACCTCCGCCCGCAGTACCCCGACGATTTGCTCAACCTCATAAGGAAAGCAGTCAGGATGCGGAACCACATGAAGGGGAACAAGATGGACGTGCACGGGAAGGTGAAGCTCCTCCACGTGGAGTCCAAGATACAGCGCCTAGTGAAGTACTACCGCAGGAACGGAAGGCTTCCATCTGATTGGAAATACGACGCGGAAACCGCGGCGCTCATAGTGAAGTGA
- a CDS encoding RpoL/Rpb11 RNA polymerase subunit family protein: protein MEIKIINHEKTLLEFEIFGHESYTLPELITGALSKNDAVEFVSYKVDHPTVGKPRIVVRTKSKDALDLTLGAIDDMRSQITDLKKALKKAK from the coding sequence ATGGAGATAAAAATAATAAATCACGAGAAGACGCTGCTGGAGTTCGAAATCTTCGGGCACGAGTCCTACACGCTTCCCGAGCTCATAACCGGCGCCCTCTCCAAGAACGACGCGGTTGAATTTGTGTCCTACAAGGTGGACCATCCGACGGTCGGGAAGCCCCGTATTGTAGTAAGGACAAAGAGCAAGGACGCGCTGGACCTCACCCTCGGCGCCATAGACGACATGCGCTCCCAGATAACCGACCTCAAGAAGGCGCTCAAGAAAGCCAAGTGA
- a CDS encoding exosome complex RNA-binding protein Csl4, protein MEDEKSFAYPGKKIGEAEEAAPGKGAYERDNEIYAAVPGRVVREHGEVSVLSKKEVVRIHPGQVVYGIVSEVMENLALIEIEPLVRGRERFCPAQDYGVLRVMNIREGFVPTAKTEMKRGDIVKARVEDVKIGIALSTKGFDLGVVKAYCGACRHEMALAGPAVKCTYCGRTERRKLAKSYGHEVTLNEIKF, encoded by the coding sequence ATGGAAGACGAGAAGAGTTTCGCGTACCCCGGGAAGAAAATCGGGGAGGCGGAAGAAGCCGCGCCCGGAAAGGGCGCGTACGAACGCGACAACGAGATTTACGCCGCAGTGCCCGGAAGGGTCGTGCGCGAGCACGGCGAAGTTAGCGTGCTCTCCAAGAAGGAAGTGGTGCGCATCCACCCGGGCCAAGTAGTGTACGGGATAGTTTCCGAAGTGATGGAGAACCTCGCGCTCATAGAGATAGAGCCCCTGGTGCGCGGCCGCGAGCGCTTCTGCCCAGCCCAGGATTACGGCGTGCTCAGGGTGATGAACATACGCGAGGGGTTCGTCCCGACCGCCAAGACAGAGATGAAGCGCGGGGACATAGTGAAGGCCCGCGTGGAAGACGTGAAGATAGGAATCGCGCTCAGCACGAAAGGCTTCGATTTAGGCGTAGTCAAGGCGTACTGCGGGGCCTGCAGGCACGAGATGGCGCTGGCCGGGCCTGCGGTGAAGTGCACGTACTGCGGCAGGACCGAGAGGCGCAAGCTCGCCAAATCCTACGGGCACGAAGTGACGCTCAACGAGATAAAGTTCTAA
- a CDS encoding XTP/dITP diphosphatase, translating into MVSIKILFATGNAHKFEEASGMLKPYGIELERLNLSRPEIRAEDVEEVAFASAESIFAEVKKPLIVEDSGLFIPSLNNFPGAYSAWVQKKLGNPGILKLMAGSRNRSAYFKACIAYVDENGARTFCGDVHGTISGRECGSSGFGYDPIFVPKDGNPELLTFAENETLKNRISHRFNAFTAFARWYSTYTIKAKKAKK; encoded by the coding sequence GTGGTTTCCATTAAAATACTATTCGCAACCGGCAACGCGCACAAATTCGAGGAAGCGTCCGGAATGCTGAAGCCCTACGGGATAGAGCTGGAGCGCCTCAACCTGTCCCGCCCGGAAATACGCGCCGAGGACGTGGAGGAAGTCGCGTTCGCGAGCGCGGAATCCATTTTCGCGGAAGTGAAAAAGCCGCTCATAGTCGAGGATTCCGGGCTGTTCATCCCTTCGCTCAATAATTTTCCGGGCGCTTATTCAGCGTGGGTTCAGAAGAAGCTCGGCAATCCCGGAATTCTCAAATTGATGGCTGGCTCGCGCAACCGTTCCGCATATTTCAAGGCGTGCATAGCCTATGTGGATGAGAACGGCGCGCGCACCTTTTGCGGAGATGTGCACGGCACGATAAGCGGGCGTGAATGCGGCTCCTCAGGCTTCGGATACGACCCCATATTCGTCCCAAAAGACGGCAACCCGGAACTTCTGACGTTCGCGGAAAACGAAACGCTTAAAAACCGTATTTCGCATAGGTTTAATGCTTTTACTGCCTTCGCCAGGTGGTATTCTACTTATACCATAAAAGCAAAAAAAGCAAAAAAGTAA